The Paenibacillus mucilaginosus 3016 genome includes the window GCCGGAAGGCGCGCTTGTGCTTTTTTTGTGTATATGATGGAATAAGGTTGTTTCGAATCAGAAAAACAGGGGTTGGTTTTCTCATGTCACCGCTTGACAAAATGTGGGCATCGTTCATCGCGATCGGCCTGATGGTGGCCGCGTCGCTGCTGATTTCCTTTGCGAGAACCCGGACGAAGGGAGCGGTCCGTTTCCTTCTCTCGCTGGTCGCCTTCCTGATGTTCATTCCGATTCTGCTCTATATGTTCGCATCACTGCTGTAAGGAGAGAG containing:
- a CDS encoding DUF2768 family protein → MSPLDKMWASFIAIGLMVAASLLISFARTRTKGAVRFLLSLVAFLMFIPILLYMFASLL